In Pan paniscus chromosome 13, NHGRI_mPanPan1-v2.0_pri, whole genome shotgun sequence, one DNA window encodes the following:
- the LIMS2 gene encoding LIM and senescent cell antigen-like-containing domain protein 2 isoform X4: MGGAHRCAVFRLAGEEEGVCREALETGRGDRAQHLCRPCHNREKAKGLGKYICQRCHLVIDEQPLMFRSDAYHPDHFNCTHCGKELTAEARELKGELYCLPCHDKMGVPICGACRRPIEGRVVNALGKQWHVEHFVCAKCEKPFLGHRHYEKKGLAYCETHYNQLFGDVCYNCSHVIEGDVVSALNKAWCVSCFSCSTCNSKLTLKNKFVEFDMKPVCKRCYEKFPLELKKRLKKLSELTSRKAQPKAADLNSA, encoded by the exons ATGGGAGGGGCACACAGGTGTGCTGTTTTCAGGTtggcaggagaggaggaaggTGTGTGCAGGGAGGCCCTGGAGACTGGAAGAGGAGACAGGGCCCA GCATCTCTGCCGGCCTTGCCACAACCGTGAGAAGGCCAAGGGCCTGGGCAAGTACATCTGCCAGCGGTGCCACCTGGTCATCGACGAGCAGCCCCTCATGTTCAGGAGCGACGCCTACCACCCTGACCACTTCAACTGCACCCACTGTGG GAAGGAGCTGACGGCCGAGGCCCGCGAGCTGAAGGGTGAGCTCTACTGCCTGCCCTGCCATGACAAGATGGGCGTCCCCATCTGTGGGGCCTGCCGCCGGCCCATCGAGGGCCGAGTGGTCAACGCGCTGGGCAAGCAGTGGCACGTGGAG CACTTTGTCTGTGCCAAGTGTGAGAAGCCATTCCTGGGGCACCGGCACTATGAGAAGAAGGGCCTGGCCTACTGCGAGACTCACTACAACCAG CTCTTCGGGGACGTCTGCTACAACTGCAGCCATGTGATTGAAGGCGATG TGGTGTCGGCCCTCAACAAGGCCTGGTGTGTGAGCTGCTTCTCCTGCTCCACCTGCAACAGCAAGCTCACCCTGAA GAACAAGTTTGTGGAGTTCGACATGAAGCCCGTGTGTAAGAGGTGCTACGAGAAGTTCCCGCTGGAGCTGAAGAAGCGGCTGAAGAAGCTGTCGGAGCTGACCTCCCGCAAGGCCCAGCCCAAGGCCGCAGACCTCAACTCTGCCTGA
- the LIMS2 gene encoding LIM and senescent cell antigen-like-containing domain protein 2 isoform X5: protein MQLHPCHPGDLRLLRAGRTGHLCRPCHNREKAKGLGKYICQRCHLVIDEQPLMFRSDAYHPDHFNCTHCGKELTAEARELKGELYCLPCHDKMGVPICGACRRPIEGRVVNALGKQWHVEHFVCAKCEKPFLGHRHYEKKGLAYCETHYNQLFGDVCYNCSHVIEGDVVSALNKAWCVSCFSCSTCNSKLTLKNKFVEFDMKPVCKRCYEKFPLELKKRLKKLSELTSRKAQPKAADLNSA, encoded by the exons GCATCTCTGCCGGCCTTGCCACAACCGTGAGAAGGCCAAGGGCCTGGGCAAGTACATCTGCCAGCGGTGCCACCTGGTCATCGACGAGCAGCCCCTCATGTTCAGGAGCGACGCCTACCACCCTGACCACTTCAACTGCACCCACTGTGG GAAGGAGCTGACGGCCGAGGCCCGCGAGCTGAAGGGTGAGCTCTACTGCCTGCCCTGCCATGACAAGATGGGCGTCCCCATCTGTGGGGCCTGCCGCCGGCCCATCGAGGGCCGAGTGGTCAACGCGCTGGGCAAGCAGTGGCACGTGGAG CACTTTGTCTGTGCCAAGTGTGAGAAGCCATTCCTGGGGCACCGGCACTATGAGAAGAAGGGCCTGGCCTACTGCGAGACTCACTACAACCAG CTCTTCGGGGACGTCTGCTACAACTGCAGCCATGTGATTGAAGGCGATG TGGTGTCGGCCCTCAACAAGGCCTGGTGTGTGAGCTGCTTCTCCTGCTCCACCTGCAACAGCAAGCTCACCCTGAA GAACAAGTTTGTGGAGTTCGACATGAAGCCCGTGTGTAAGAGGTGCTACGAGAAGTTCCCGCTGGAGCTGAAGAAGCGGCTGAAGAAGCTGTCGGAGCTGACCTCCCGCAAGGCCCAGCCCAAGGCCGCAGACCTCAACTCTGCCTGA
- the LIMS2 gene encoding LIM and senescent cell antigen-like-containing domain protein 2 isoform X6: protein MTGRHLCRPCHNREKAKGLGKYICQRCHLVIDEQPLMFRSDAYHPDHFNCTHCGKELTAEARELKGELYCLPCHDKMGVPICGACRRPIEGRVVNALGKQWHVEHFVCAKCEKPFLGHRHYEKKGLAYCETHYNQLFGDVCYNCSHVIEGDVVSALNKAWCVSCFSCSTCNSKLTLKNKFVEFDMKPVCKRCYEKFPLELKKRLKKLSELTSRKAQPKAADLNSA, encoded by the exons GCATCTCTGCCGGCCTTGCCACAACCGTGAGAAGGCCAAGGGCCTGGGCAAGTACATCTGCCAGCGGTGCCACCTGGTCATCGACGAGCAGCCCCTCATGTTCAGGAGCGACGCCTACCACCCTGACCACTTCAACTGCACCCACTGTGG GAAGGAGCTGACGGCCGAGGCCCGCGAGCTGAAGGGTGAGCTCTACTGCCTGCCCTGCCATGACAAGATGGGCGTCCCCATCTGTGGGGCCTGCCGCCGGCCCATCGAGGGCCGAGTGGTCAACGCGCTGGGCAAGCAGTGGCACGTGGAG CACTTTGTCTGTGCCAAGTGTGAGAAGCCATTCCTGGGGCACCGGCACTATGAGAAGAAGGGCCTGGCCTACTGCGAGACTCACTACAACCAG CTCTTCGGGGACGTCTGCTACAACTGCAGCCATGTGATTGAAGGCGATG TGGTGTCGGCCCTCAACAAGGCCTGGTGTGTGAGCTGCTTCTCCTGCTCCACCTGCAACAGCAAGCTCACCCTGAA GAACAAGTTTGTGGAGTTCGACATGAAGCCCGTGTGTAAGAGGTGCTACGAGAAGTTCCCGCTGGAGCTGAAGAAGCGGCTGAAGAAGCTGTCGGAGCTGACCTCCCGCAAGGCCCAGCCCAAGGCCGCAGACCTCAACTCTGCCTGA
- the LIMS2 gene encoding LIM and senescent cell antigen-like-containing domain protein 2 isoform X7 yields the protein MFRSDAYHPDHFNCTHCGKELTAEARELKGELYCLPCHDKMGVPICGACRRPIEGRVVNALGKQWHVEHFVCAKCEKPFLGHRHYEKKGLAYCETHYNQLFGDVCYNCSHVIEGDVVSALNKAWCVSCFSCSTCNSKLTLKNKFVEFDMKPVCKRCYEKFPLELKKRLKKLSELTSRKAQPKAADLNSA from the exons ATGTTCAGGAGCGACGCCTACCACCCTGACCACTTCAACTGCACCCACTGTGG GAAGGAGCTGACGGCCGAGGCCCGCGAGCTGAAGGGTGAGCTCTACTGCCTGCCCTGCCATGACAAGATGGGCGTCCCCATCTGTGGGGCCTGCCGCCGGCCCATCGAGGGCCGAGTGGTCAACGCGCTGGGCAAGCAGTGGCACGTGGAG CACTTTGTCTGTGCCAAGTGTGAGAAGCCATTCCTGGGGCACCGGCACTATGAGAAGAAGGGCCTGGCCTACTGCGAGACTCACTACAACCAG CTCTTCGGGGACGTCTGCTACAACTGCAGCCATGTGATTGAAGGCGATG TGGTGTCGGCCCTCAACAAGGCCTGGTGTGTGAGCTGCTTCTCCTGCTCCACCTGCAACAGCAAGCTCACCCTGAA GAACAAGTTTGTGGAGTTCGACATGAAGCCCGTGTGTAAGAGGTGCTACGAGAAGTTCCCGCTGGAGCTGAAGAAGCGGCTGAAGAAGCTGTCGGAGCTGACCTCCCGCAAGGCCCAGCCCAAGGCCGCAGACCTCAACTCTGCCTGA